From a single Streptomyces sp. NBC_00377 genomic region:
- a CDS encoding ricin-type beta-trefoil lectin domain protein, which translates to MASPRLPRRLLLPLASILAFASLSTGPAQGASALAADPPARAAATSAAAAVAFSDEFDGPAGSAVNGARWQTETGDNVSNHERQYYTAGNRNAALDGQGHLVITARRENPGNYQCWYGRCEYTSARLNTAGRFTTTYGRVEARMKVPRGQGMWPAFWMLGNDIGQVGWPASGEIDVMENVGFEPATVHGTLHGPGYSGSAGIGAGYTLPGGQAFADAFHTFAVDWSPNTITWSVDGTVYQRRTPADLGGRQWVFDKPFFLILNLAVGGYWPGDPDGSTAFPQQLLVDYVRVSTAQPGGSGPVTGVGGKCVDVAGADTANGTAVQLYDCNGTGAQQWTVGGDGTIRALGKCLDVDSGGTADGTRTQLWDCNGSAAQQWTVTAARDIVNPQAGKCLDATGNSSADGTRLQIWTCTGAANQKWTVTR; encoded by the coding sequence ATGGCCTCTCCACGCCTGCCTCGGCGCCTGCTCCTGCCGCTGGCCTCGATCCTGGCCTTCGCGTCACTGTCCACCGGGCCGGCGCAGGGCGCGTCCGCGCTCGCCGCGGACCCCCCGGCACGCGCCGCCGCAACGTCCGCGGCGGCCGCCGTCGCGTTCTCCGACGAGTTCGACGGTCCCGCCGGTTCGGCCGTTAACGGCGCCCGATGGCAGACCGAGACCGGTGACAACGTCAGCAACCACGAGCGGCAGTACTACACGGCGGGCAACCGCAACGCCGCTCTGGACGGCCAGGGCCATCTGGTGATCACGGCCCGCCGGGAGAACCCGGGCAACTACCAGTGCTGGTACGGACGGTGCGAGTACACCTCGGCCCGGCTGAACACGGCGGGCCGCTTCACCACGACGTACGGCCGGGTCGAAGCGCGGATGAAGGTCCCGCGCGGTCAGGGCATGTGGCCCGCGTTCTGGATGCTGGGCAACGACATCGGCCAGGTGGGCTGGCCCGCCTCGGGCGAGATCGACGTCATGGAGAACGTGGGCTTCGAGCCGGCCACGGTCCACGGTACCCTGCACGGCCCCGGATACTCGGGCTCCGCGGGCATCGGCGCCGGGTACACCCTGCCCGGCGGTCAGGCGTTCGCCGACGCGTTCCACACCTTCGCGGTCGACTGGAGCCCGAACACGATCACCTGGTCCGTCGACGGCACCGTCTACCAGCGGCGCACGCCCGCCGACCTCGGCGGCCGACAGTGGGTCTTCGACAAGCCCTTCTTCCTCATCCTCAATCTCGCGGTCGGCGGCTACTGGCCCGGGGACCCCGACGGCAGCACGGCCTTCCCCCAGCAGCTCCTGGTCGACTACGTGCGCGTCAGCACCGCCCAGCCGGGCGGCAGCGGCCCCGTCACCGGCGTCGGCGGCAAGTGCGTGGACGTGGCAGGAGCCGACACGGCCAACGGCACGGCCGTGCAGTTGTACGACTGCAACGGCACCGGCGCCCAGCAGTGGACCGTGGGCGGTGACGGCACGATCCGCGCCCTCGGCAAGTGCCTGGACGTGGACTCGGGAGGCACGGCCGACGGAACGCGGACTCAGCTGTGGGACTGCAACGGTTCCGCCGCCCAGCAGTGGACGGTCACCGCTGCCCGGGACATCGTCAACCCGCAGGCGGGAAAGTGCCTGGACGCCACCGGCAACAGCTCCGCCGACGGCACC
- a CDS encoding antibiotic biosynthesis monooxygenase family protein → MSVVKINVLTVPAEQRETLEKRFAARAHAVENSDGFEWFELLRPVEGTDTYLVYTRWRDEESFQAWRDGPMKSAHQGAGATEGERPKPAASGSALWSFEVVQQAVPKAE, encoded by the coding sequence ATGAGCGTAGTCAAGATCAACGTACTGACCGTCCCGGCGGAGCAGCGGGAGACCCTCGAGAAGCGGTTCGCCGCACGAGCCCATGCCGTCGAGAACTCCGACGGATTCGAGTGGTTCGAGCTCCTTCGGCCCGTCGAGGGCACCGACACCTACCTCGTCTACACGCGGTGGCGTGACGAGGAGTCGTTCCAGGCGTGGAGGGACGGTCCGATGAAGTCCGCGCACCAGGGCGCCGGCGCGACGGAGGGCGAGCGGCCCAAGCCCGCGGCGTCGGGATCCGCCCTCTGGTCCTTCGAGGTGGTGCAGCAGGCGGTGCCGAAGGCCGAGTAG
- a CDS encoding PP2C family protein-serine/threonine phosphatase — protein sequence MTGSHVVHALTPEFCDAAAVYLLERWRVEENGRAGADAPGIEARRMALRVGPGALEDWEGGLPVGEVIAFPRETPYARALAAGQAQVLDAVDPHTSERLVAAGDGEARVSDLLRVASFLVVPLRLRDVPIGFVTCTRGPGRAPFGAADVAAVEALAARAAVALDNGRRYERERRTSLAIRNSLPPGTGQEFGGCRTAHGWLPAGRGNLVGGDWSDVLRRPGDRAGLIVGDAMGHGPESAVAMIQLRTAVRTLAGLDIPAADLIGRLDTLAGDSPGVSFATCIYAEWDARRGTCTLVGAGHPPPLLRGPDGRTAPVRLAGTGLPLGLGAGSYEETVLSVPDPALLVLYSDGLVESRDADIDQEITRLARTVDAVTAAEPMDGAGAGALPALCRRLLHTPSGAAGADDRTLLLAELTPARR from the coding sequence ATGACCGGCAGCCACGTCGTGCACGCGCTGACCCCCGAGTTCTGTGACGCGGCCGCCGTGTACCTGCTGGAGCGGTGGCGCGTGGAGGAGAACGGGCGCGCCGGCGCGGACGCGCCCGGGATCGAGGCGCGCAGGATGGCGCTGCGCGTCGGACCGGGCGCGCTGGAGGACTGGGAGGGCGGGCTGCCGGTCGGCGAGGTGATCGCCTTCCCCCGGGAGACGCCGTACGCCCGTGCGCTCGCCGCCGGGCAGGCGCAGGTGCTCGACGCCGTGGACCCGCACACGTCCGAGCGGCTCGTCGCCGCCGGAGACGGTGAGGCGCGCGTCAGCGACCTGCTGCGTGTGGCGTCCTTCCTCGTCGTGCCCCTGCGGCTGCGGGACGTGCCGATCGGCTTCGTCACCTGCACACGGGGGCCGGGCCGTGCGCCGTTCGGCGCGGCCGACGTGGCCGCCGTGGAGGCACTGGCCGCGCGGGCCGCCGTAGCGCTGGACAACGGGCGCCGGTACGAGCGTGAGCGGCGGACCTCGCTGGCCATCCGCAACAGTCTGCCGCCGGGAACGGGCCAGGAGTTCGGGGGCTGCCGCACCGCGCACGGCTGGCTGCCCGCCGGGCGGGGCAACCTCGTCGGCGGTGACTGGTCCGACGTGCTGAGACGGCCTGGCGACCGGGCCGGCCTGATCGTCGGGGACGCCATGGGGCACGGCCCGGAGTCCGCCGTCGCGATGATCCAGCTGCGCACCGCCGTGCGTACCCTGGCGGGCCTCGACATCCCCGCGGCCGACCTCATAGGACGGCTCGACACGCTCGCCGGGGACTCCCCCGGCGTGTCGTTCGCGACCTGCATATACGCCGAGTGGGATGCCCGGCGGGGCACCTGCACCCTGGTGGGGGCCGGCCACCCGCCCCCGCTGCTGCGCGGACCGGACGGCCGCACCGCCCCGGTCAGGCTGGCCGGGACGGGTCTGCCGCTCGGGCTGGGTGCCGGCAGCTACGAGGAGACCGTGCTGAGCGTGCCGGATCCGGCCCTGCTGGTGCTCTACAGCGACGGTCTGGTCGAGTCCCGCGACGCCGACATCGACCAGGAGATCACCCGCCTCGCGCGGACCGTGGACGCGGTGACGGCCGCCGAGCCCATGGACGGCGCCGGGGCGGGCGCACTGCCTGCGCTGTGCCGCCGACTCCTGCACACCCCCTCCGGCGCGGCCGGGGCCGACGACCGCACCCTGCTGCTGGCCGAACTGACCCCGGCCCGCCGCTGA
- a CDS encoding kinase, whose amino-acid sequence MVGTRETRLIVLRGNSASGKSAVAAGLRDSFGRGLAIVGQDNLRRVVLREHDRPGGANIGLIEAVARYALDAGYHVVLEGILYADRYGAMLERLRADHRGPTHGYYLHVPLAETLVRHATKPIAHEVAEADLRAWYRDLDLLPGGAETVIGADSTLTRTVGRIMRDTGLDSLPAREH is encoded by the coding sequence ATGGTGGGCACCCGGGAGACCCGGCTGATCGTGCTGCGGGGCAACAGCGCCTCGGGGAAGTCGGCGGTGGCGGCAGGCCTTCGCGACAGCTTCGGCCGGGGCCTGGCCATAGTCGGGCAGGACAACCTCCGCCGGGTCGTGCTGCGCGAGCACGACCGCCCCGGCGGAGCGAACATCGGGCTGATCGAGGCCGTCGCCCGCTACGCCCTGGACGCCGGGTACCACGTCGTCCTGGAAGGCATCCTGTACGCCGACCGGTACGGGGCCATGCTCGAGCGGCTGCGCGCGGACCACCGCGGCCCGACCCACGGCTACTACCTCCATGTGCCGCTCGCCGAGACCCTCGTACGCCATGCCACCAAGCCGATCGCCCACGAGGTCGCCGAGGCGGACCTGCGTGCCTGGTACCGGGACCTCGATCTGCTGCCGGGTGGCGCCGAGACCGTCATCGGCGCCGACAGCACACTCACGCGGACCGTCGGGCGCATCATGCGCGACACGGGCCTCGACAGCCTTCCCGCCCGCGAACACTGA
- a CDS encoding SAM-dependent methyltransferase: MTDHVTSPGPAAHQKIDTSVPHSARIWNYWLGGKDNYPVDEQAGDAYTAVFPGIVTIARSSRAFLRRNITYLVSEAGIRQFLDVGTGLPTAENTHEVAQRIAPETRIVYVDNDPMVLAHARALLYSTAEGATSYVDANVLEPERILAAAAETLDFSRPTALILSNILGHVADYDRARSIVTTLMAALPSGSYLSVNDGSRGIDPVFEEAQDAYNESGAVPYNLRSVDEITGYFEGLELLEPGVVSVPLWRPEVTSPAPDVIGEHGGLARKP; encoded by the coding sequence ATGACCGACCATGTGACCTCGCCCGGACCAGCGGCCCATCAGAAGATCGACACATCGGTGCCTCACTCGGCCCGTATCTGGAACTACTGGCTGGGGGGTAAGGACAACTACCCCGTCGACGAGCAGGCCGGTGACGCCTACACCGCCGTGTTCCCCGGCATCGTCACCATCGCACGGAGCAGTCGTGCGTTCCTGCGCCGCAACATCACGTATCTGGTCTCCGAGGCGGGCATACGCCAGTTCCTGGATGTCGGTACCGGCCTGCCGACCGCCGAGAACACCCACGAGGTCGCCCAGCGGATCGCGCCCGAGACCCGGATCGTGTACGTCGACAACGACCCGATGGTCCTGGCCCACGCCCGCGCGCTGCTGTACTCCACCGCGGAGGGCGCGACCTCCTACGTCGACGCCAATGTGCTGGAGCCGGAGCGCATTCTGGCGGCCGCCGCCGAGACGTTGGACTTCTCCCGCCCCACCGCGCTCATCCTCAGCAACATCCTGGGCCATGTCGCCGACTACGACCGGGCCCGTTCCATCGTCACGACGCTGATGGCGGCACTGCCGTCCGGCAGCTACCTCTCCGTCAACGACGGTTCACGGGGGATCGATCCGGTCTTCGAGGAGGCCCAGGACGCCTACAACGAAAGCGGCGCCGTCCCTTACAACCTGCGCTCCGTCGACGAGATCACGGGGTACTTCGAGGGACTGGAGCTGCTGGAGCCCGGAGTCGTCTCGGTCCCCCTCTGGCGCCCGGAGGTCACCTCCCCCGCCCCGGACGTCATCGGCGAGCACGGGGGCCTCGCCCGTAAGCCCTGA